A stretch of DNA from Calditrichota bacterium:
TGATCGCTTTCATTTTTATTATCGGTCTAATTACAGGTGAATCACCCTGGGAACTATTAGCCGGGCTGGGCGCTTTAACGGCCGTTTTGCTGCTTATTTTTCGTGACACAATTCTTAGTTTTGTGGCCAGTTTGCAAATTGCCAGTAATGATTTGGTGCATGTGGGCGATTGGATTGAAATGCGGAAATTTGGGGCTGACGGAGATGTAATTGATATTGCCCTGCATACTATAAAAGTGCAGAACTGGGATAAAACTATTACTGTTATTCCAACCTACAAGATAATCGATGAGAGTTTTAAAAACTGGCGTGGAATGACAGCTGCAGGGGGCAGGCGTATTAAACGGGCATTCTATGTGGATTTAAACAGCATCTCCTTTTGTACAGAAGACATGCTGGCACGCTTTGAGAAAATTGAATTGATATCAAGCTATGTTAAAACCAAACGTGAAGAACTGGCATCCTATAACCAAAACACAGTCGGTAAAGAAAGAATTAATCAACGCCGTTTAACCAATATTGGCACATTCCGTATTTATGTTGAAACATTTATAAAAGCACACCCAAAAGTACATAAAAACCTTACGTGCATGGTTAGGCAATTGGCGCCAGGGCCACATGGTGTGCCACTGGAAGTTTATCTTTTTACAAATGATATTGAATGGATAAACTATGAGGCAATCCAGGCAGACATCTTTGATCATATCTTTGCAATAGTTCCAGAGTTTGATTTGCGCATGTATCAGCAACCTTCAGGTCAGGATATGTCACGCATCCAATTTATCCCTTCGGAAGCCTAGCCAAAACGGATATTTGCAATTTATTTCTATTATTGTATTTTGATGGCATTATTTCTCCTCTTAGAACACGCTGAAAGCGGAATATCGTCATAAGAAATGACGTTCATTTAAACAGTATTTTAGTGCTTTTAACCAACTTCAAATATCTAAATAGGATTTAAATAAGGAAAGGAGGTCCTAGCTTTTGTACTCTACATGGAATGTAGTTTAATAAAAGGATTTTTCTGTTCACCTAGTTAAGGAGATTGTTTATGCGAATACTTAATTACAATAAAATTCTGTATAGTATCGTTCTCTCAGTTTTTCTTATTTCTTTTTCATTTGCCTCAGAAACAAGGGTTTCTACAATGGGATCCAATGGAATCTTTTTAAAAGATGATTCGAATGTGATGCTGTTTCCCGCCCGCATAATGCAATATTCAGATTTGGTAATTTCAGAATTGCGCACTAAAAAAGACAATAGCAGTTACACTATTGGTCTTCACATGGGATATGATAATATGGCTTCCGGCCTGTATATAAATGCACCTATTGGTTCAGGATTACTTAGCGTAGGTCTTTCCAGCTTTGGAGGACTAACCTCTACTCTTAACAATGGCTATGTATTTATGTTTGGAATGGGCATGAATGACATGGATGTTGGCTTTGGATTGGTAACTGCCGGTTCTGGCTTTGAAACAGGTACCGGAGATACCAAAACAACTGAATCACTATACTACATCGGTGTTCTTGGTGGGGTATCCAATGATGTAATGGATTTGGGTGCGATGATTGAATTGCCATCAATTACCCAGGAAATTGGCAGCGGAAAAGCCGAATATAGTGGCTTTGGACTAAATGCTCAAGGGCGATACTTTTTAATGAAACGTCGCGGGATGTCAATTTTTCCTGTAGGACGGGTTTCCTTTGGCTCAACATCGTTTGAGGTTAAAGACGGTGGAACTACTGATTATAGTACATTTTCAGCCGCCGTTGGTGTTGGAGTGGAAAAGCCTATAAATGAAGACAATACATTGGTAATAGGTTTAGAGGCAAGTATGTCATCCGCTGGACGTGACATCAAAGATGGTACTGAATCTACTACTACAGTCTCTACACTGCCGGGTATTTATGTGGGTGTTGAATCCAGGATTGCAAGCTGGTTAATTGGACGCGTAGGAGCGGCACAGGTAAACCAACAAACAGTTGCTGAAACAACACCGGACGGCGGAGATAAAGCTGAAACAACAACAAATGGTTCAAATGTTAAAGTTTCTCTTGGCCTTGGTATGGAGTTTGGTAATTTTTTAGTTGATTTTGCTTTTAATGAAGGGTTGTTGTTTGATGGCCCGGCTGTCTTAAGTAATACAGGTGAACTTTTAGCCTCAAAGATATCAGTCACATATAACTTCGGAGGTGACAATGAATAAGCTTAGAGCAATGATTGGAGTTTTAGCCGTTGTGTCATTATTTATCGGCCAGTGTGGGT
This window harbors:
- a CDS encoding mechanosensitive ion channel, whose protein sequence is MKEWLGEYAAFGNLFLFIFTLAVAGLVYIIVKKIVLKIASKLIHKTKVKFDDYILESKVFERLTLIVPVIIFYNTIYLFPGWQDLIDKLTGVLIALIISRALTSLFTGLTNYYSTLDIAKTRPIKGYVQVINLLIYLIAFIFIIGLITGESPWELLAGLGALTAVLLLIFRDTILSFVASLQIASNDLVHVGDWIEMRKFGADGDVIDIALHTIKVQNWDKTITVIPTYKIIDESFKNWRGMTAAGGRRIKRAFYVDLNSISFCTEDMLARFEKIELISSYVKTKREELASYNQNTVGKERINQRRLTNIGTFRIYVETFIKAHPKVHKNLTCMVRQLAPGPHGVPLEVYLFTNDIEWINYEAIQADIFDHIFAIVPEFDLRMYQQPSGQDMSRIQFIPSEA